The Flaviflexus equikiangi genome contains the following window.
GCGGCATCTATCCCGTCGACTATCCTGCCGTGCTCGGCCGCGAAGGATCCGGTCGCGTCATCGGACGCGGCGCCGGCGTCGAAGGCTGGTGGGATGGGACCCGCGTCGCCTGGGCCGACGGTCGGCGAAGCTATGCGGACAAGGTGGTGATCCCAGCTTCCTCTGCGCTCTACGTTCCCGATCATATTCGTCTCGATATCGCAGCCGCACTTGCCCTCCAGGGTCTCACCGCGCACTACCTCATACGATCAATCTTCCCCGTCACCGACGGCACCACCATTCTCTTGACTGGGGCCGCCGGGGGCGTGGGGCGTCTCGCGGCCCAGCTTGCCGCCGCGCAGGGCGCGACAACCGTCGGCACGGTCGGCTCGCAGGAGAAGATGGCATTCTCCCAGACGACCCACACCCTGGTAGTCGACGACTGGTCCGCCGTGCCCGGACGGGTCCGTGAACTCGTGGGCTCCGTCGATGTCGTCTACGACGGGATCGGGAGGGCCTCCTTCGACCACACCATCACCTGCCTGAGACCTCGAGGCCTCATGTGTCTCTTCGGAGGCGCCTCTGGCCAGGTCCCGCCCTTCGACCTGCAGAGGCTGAATGCCCTCGGCAGCCTCTACGTCACTCGCCCCACACTCGCGCATTATCTTGATGATCAGGAGTGGCGTTGGAACGAACTCATCGGGCATGTCTCCGCGGGCAGACTCGATGTCCTCATCGGCCGTGTCGCACCACTGAGCCAGGCAGCGCACGCCCACTCTTTCATCGAATCGGGCACCTCCGTCGGCAAGATTCTGTTGAAGGTCCGGTGAGTGAGGTGAACATCGCTCGTTCTGGATGGTGCGCGTCGTGCCGTTAGTATGAGAGCCGTGAAACATCCGACAAACGCTGACCCTGACAGTTCCCAGACCATCTCGCGCCGTCCCTCGTCGGTGGCCCCGTGCGGGGTGGTCATATCATGAGCGAACTCTTCTTCAACATTGCGATGGTGTTCGTCTTCGTCATCATCGGCGGTATCTTCGCAGCATCCGAAATGGCACTGGTCTCGCTGCGTGAAGGCCAGCTTCGCCGCATGGAGAGGGAGTCGAAGGCTGGGCGCAAGGTTGCCGCTCTCGCCCGCGACTCCGGTACGTTCCTCTCGGCCGTCCAGATCGGAGTCACCTTCGCAGGTTTCTTCTCCTCGGCTTTCGGCGCCTCGACGATCGCGCCCCAGCTCGTCCCCTACCTGGAAGACCTCGGACTGTCGTCCACTGCAGCCTCGACGGCTGCCCTTGTCATCCTCACACTCGCCGTGTCCTACCTCTCCCTCGTCCTGGGTGAGCTTGTCCCGAAGAGGCTTGCCCTCGCCCGGAACGAGAGCGCCTCGAAGATCCTCGGCCCGCCCCTATCGCGTTTCGCGGTTTTGCTCAAGCCCATCATCTGGGTGATCGACATGTCCTCACGCGGCGTTCTGCGCCTCATCGGCGTGAATCCCGACGAGGACGCATCCGCCATGAGCGACGAGGAGGTGCGGGACATCGTCGTCAGCCATGAAGGATTCGACGTGACAGAGCGCGACATGGTCGAGGATGTGTTCCAGGCCAGCAACACGCTCCTGAGGGAAGTGATGAAGCATCGTCGTGACGTGACGGCGATCCGTGACGATTCGACGCTTGCCGACGCTGTCGCCGTCGTGCGAGACCACCCCTATTCCCGTTACCCGGTGTACCACGACGAAATCGATGACGTCGTCGGGTTCATCCACATCCGTGACCTGTACGAAGCGTGGCACGAGTCGCCGCAGGCATCGATCGATGCGATCGTGCGCGATATTCTCATGGTGCCCGGCACGTCGACGATCATGCCGGTCATGAATCAGATGAGATCCTCCGGCCACCATATCGCCGTCGTCATCGACGAATATGGCGGGACGGACGGTCTCGTCACGCTCGAGGACATCATCGAAGAGCTGGTCGGCGAGATCTGGGACGAGTACGACACGGAGCAGCACCGCGAAGAGATGAAGCTGCACGAGTCGAAGATGTTCGATGGCCAGACCTCGCTCGAGGACTTCGAGGATCGTTCCGGCATCGCCCTACCCGATGGTCCGTACGAGACCATTGCGGGATGGATGCTGTCCCACATGGGCCGCCTGGCAGAGTCTGGAGACATCGTCCCGATCAGCCACGAGTTCACGGCCGATGAAGAGGACGATTCCGTCTACGTCAGATATCAGCTCGAGGTTGTCAACGTCGAGAACAACAGGATCACTGCGATTCAGCTGCGCAAGACGACAGTGCCGAGCGAGTCGGGTGACAGCGCGGAAGGCAATCTTTCGTGACACCTCACTGGGTTCCCGCGCTCGATAGCCCCCGCCTCCTCGCGCCCACCGTCTACACCGCGATCAGTTCCCTCGCACGCACCCACCCGGAGGCTGAGTCCGACATCCTAGTCGCGGAACTCGATCCGGAGTTGGCCGACACCTCCGCGATGACGGAGGCGTGGGGAACAGATCTCCACGATTCAGTGAACTGTGTGATCGTGGCGGGACGCCGCGATGGTGTGGAGAGGATTGCCGCGTGCTGCGTCCGAGCGACGACCCGGGCCAACATCAATCACACCGTGAAGCGCAGGCTCGACGTCCGCAAGTGCTCGTTCCTGCACATGGAGGCGGCCGTGGAGCGGACCGGGATGGAATACGGCGGCATCACGCCCCTCGGGCTCGATCCGTCGTGGCCGATCTGGCTCGACCCGCTTGTCACGGACGGCCCCGCCATCATCGGTTCCGGCCTGAGAATCTCGAAGATCAAACTCCCGGGCAGCCTTCTCGCAGCATTTCCCGGAATCGACATCGTCCCCGATCTGGCGGTGGCTCAAGACCCTCCTCCCGTTCCCGGGCAGGATCGCTGACCGAACTGGTTCTCAGGACTGTCCCTCGGACCACGGCGTGAGGCGAAGCCTGCGCTCCTGGGGAGAGACGCCGTGACGTGCACGCTCGCGCAACTCCCCCAGAGCATCGACGCCGGCACGAATATGAGTCCCGGCTAGCGCGTCGAGCTCACCGTGGGAGATCGCGGCGATGATGGTGGCAACCTCCGAGACGTCGGTCCATTGAGTCCGCCCGTCGTGCATCATCATCCCCGCCGTCATGTCCGTCTGGACAACGCCCGGAGCGACCTCGAACACTTTCAGCCCGCGGTCTCTTCCCGCCTCGTGGAAGGACCCGCCGAGCCTCATGAGTGCAGTCTTGGACACCCAATAGTCGGCAGAGCGGGCAGAGTCTGTGACAGCGGCGCCCGAGGACAGGTCGACGATATAGGTACCGCGATCGAGCCTGCTGCGCGCCACGGCGGACGCGAGAATAAAAGGAGCGATGACGTTTGTCGTCAGGGTCTTGGCGAACTCCTCCGTGGCGATGTCCCACGGAACTCGTTCTGTACCGGAGATCCCGGCATTGTTGACGAGCATGTCGAGATCGGGAAGCTCGGCCGCGAAGGCTTCGACTGCCGCAACATCGGACAGGTCGGCTTCGTGGCAGACGACGTCCGCGCCGCTTTCGCGGCACAGTCCCGCAGTCTCGTCGAGAGAGTCGATACTCCGTGCATGCACGTGGATCACCCGGCCAGGCTCCGACAGGGCGTGGGCGATGGCGCGGCCGATGCCGCGGGAGGAACCGGTGACGAGAATGTTCAACGTGGCCCCTTGATCTCTGGAACGGTGGCCGCCGGCGGGAGCGGCTTATCTGCCTTCATCTCGGCCCTCATGTGCTCCACGACGGCGTCGAGCGAGCCGCCGTTACGGTTGGCGACCTCGGTGAAGCGCTGATAGGCGGCACCGATCTCGAGGATGTCGCGGATACCATCGAGCTCCTCGGCGCAGCGAAGCTTCTCGGCCGTCGGCTCGAGCGTCGTCAACAGGTCTTTCACCGTGTCGGCGATATGCTCTTCGTTGCCGTGCCTGTCCGTGATGAGGATCGCGTCGAGACCGTACCGGGATGCACGCCATTTGTTCTCCCCCACATACCAGTCCGGGATCGAGGGGATCTCCCTGCCCTCGTCGAGCTCCGTCGAGAAATAGTCGACAAGGCAATGGATGAGGGCGGCGATAGCCTGAAGCTCATGGAGATTCGTATTCGCGTCGCACACGCGCGTCTCGATCGTGCCCCATCCCGGTGACGGGCGAATATCCCAGCGAACCTCGTTGAAATCCTCGATGACGCCCGTCTTCGTCAAATCAGCCGTGTACTGCTCCAACTCCGCCCACTCGCCGAACTGGCGGGGCGTCCCAGCCGTTGGGAGCTGCTGGAACACCATGGCCCTGTTCGATGCGTACTGGGTGTGCTTGCCAGCCCAGTACGGGGAGGAGGACGAGAGCGCCTGGATGTGGAAGGCCCGGGTCAGCATGGCCTTGAGGATCGGCAGGACCTTGTCCCGCTTGTCGATCCCCACGTGCACATGGGTGCCGAACAGGAGCATCTGCCGCCCCCAGTACTGCGTCCGATTGACGAGCTCAGCATAGCGATCCGAGTCTGTCACCCGCTGGTAGGCGGGATTGGCGAACGGGTGCGAGCCCGCGG
Protein-coding sequences here:
- a CDS encoding SDR family NAD(P)-dependent oxidoreductase; its protein translation is MNILVTGSSRGIGRAIAHALSEPGRVIHVHARSIDSLDETAGLCRESGADVVCHEADLSDVAAVEAFAAELPDLDMLVNNAGISGTERVPWDIATEEFAKTLTTNVIAPFILASAVARSRLDRGTYIVDLSSGAAVTDSARSADYWVSKTALMRLGGSFHEAGRDRGLKVFEVAPGVVQTDMTAGMMMHDGRTQWTDVSEVATIIAAISHGELDALAGTHIRAGVDALGELRERARHGVSPQERRLRLTPWSEGQS
- a CDS encoding hemolysin family protein — its product is MSELFFNIAMVFVFVIIGGIFAASEMALVSLREGQLRRMERESKAGRKVAALARDSGTFLSAVQIGVTFAGFFSSAFGASTIAPQLVPYLEDLGLSSTAASTAALVILTLAVSYLSLVLGELVPKRLALARNESASKILGPPLSRFAVLLKPIIWVIDMSSRGVLRLIGVNPDEDASAMSDEEVRDIVVSHEGFDVTERDMVEDVFQASNTLLREVMKHRRDVTAIRDDSTLADAVAVVRDHPYSRYPVYHDEIDDVVGFIHIRDLYEAWHESPQASIDAIVRDILMVPGTSTIMPVMNQMRSSGHHIAVVIDEYGGTDGLVTLEDIIEELVGEIWDEYDTEQHREEMKLHESKMFDGQTSLEDFEDRSGIALPDGPYETIAGWMLSHMGRLAESGDIVPISHEFTADEEDDSVYVRYQLEVVNVENNRITAIQLRKTTVPSESGDSAEGNLS
- a CDS encoding YbaK/EbsC family protein, whose translation is MTPHWVPALDSPRLLAPTVYTAISSLARTHPEAESDILVAELDPELADTSAMTEAWGTDLHDSVNCVIVAGRRDGVERIAACCVRATTRANINHTVKRRLDVRKCSFLHMEAAVERTGMEYGGITPLGLDPSWPIWLDPLVTDGPAIIGSGLRISKIKLPGSLLAAFPGIDIVPDLAVAQDPPPVPGQDR
- a CDS encoding glutamate--cysteine ligase; protein product: MDFAQSAQSTVGIEWELQLIDKDSNDLRQAAGFVMDQLKGEPFIHAEMLLNTVEITSGVHQSISGCIGDLIQGSQVLREVTEPLRIDIATAGSHPFANPAYQRVTDSDRYAELVNRTQYWGRQMLLFGTHVHVGIDKRDKVLPILKAMLTRAFHIQALSSSSPYWAGKHTQYASNRAMVFQQLPTAGTPRQFGEWAELEQYTADLTKTGVIEDFNEVRWDIRPSPGWGTIETRVCDANTNLHELQAIAALIHCLVDYFSTELDEGREIPSIPDWYVGENKWRASRYGLDAILITDRHGNEEHIADTVKDLLTTLEPTAEKLRCAEELDGIRDILEIGAAYQRFTEVANRNGGSLDAVVEHMRAEMKADKPLPPAATVPEIKGPR
- a CDS encoding quinone oxidoreductase family protein, with the translated sequence MYAIAATGRGGPDKLVEVDIPPPVPGPGELLVEVDYAGVNFIDTYERRGIYPVDYPAVLGREGSGRVIGRGAGVEGWWDGTRVAWADGRRSYADKVVIPASSALYVPDHIRLDIAAALALQGLTAHYLIRSIFPVTDGTTILLTGAAGGVGRLAAQLAAAQGATTVGTVGSQEKMAFSQTTHTLVVDDWSAVPGRVRELVGSVDVVYDGIGRASFDHTITCLRPRGLMCLFGGASGQVPPFDLQRLNALGSLYVTRPTLAHYLDDQEWRWNELIGHVSAGRLDVLIGRVAPLSQAAHAHSFIESGTSVGKILLKVR